A section of the Leptotrichia buccalis C-1013-b genome encodes:
- the rplP gene encoding 50S ribosomal protein L16, producing MLIPKRTKYRKQFRGKMGGVATKGNKVDFGEFGLAAKEFGWITSRQIEACRVTINRTFKREGKIWIRIFPDKPYTKRPEGTRMGKGKGNAEGWVAVVKKNKIMFEVGGVSEEKAKEALRKAGHKLPIKVKFVRKEEVGGDK from the coding sequence ATGTTAATACCTAAAAGAACGAAATATAGAAAACAGTTCAGAGGAAAAATGGGTGGCGTAGCGACTAAAGGAAACAAAGTTGATTTTGGTGAATTTGGACTTGCCGCTAAAGAATTTGGTTGGATTACTTCAAGACAAATTGAGGCTTGTAGGGTAACAATCAATAGAACGTTTAAAAGAGAAGGTAAAATTTGGATTAGAATATTCCCTGATAAACCTTATACAAAAAGACCTGAAGGAACAAGAATGGGTAAAGGTAAAGGTAACGCAGAAGGTTGGGTAGCAGTAGTTAAAAAGAATAAAATAATGTTTGAAGTTGGCGGAGTATCTGAAGAGAAAGCCAAAGAAGCATTAAGAAAAGCTGGACATAAACTACCTATAAAAGTTAAATTTGTTAGAAAAGAAGAAGTAGGTGGTGATAAGTAA
- the rpmC gene encoding 50S ribosomal protein L29, whose translation MTINEIRELSLEELEVKVNELKQELFNLKFQKTLGQLQNTAKIRDVKRTIARLKTVVTEKTGK comes from the coding sequence ATGACAATTAACGAAATTAGAGAATTATCATTGGAAGAATTGGAAGTTAAAGTAAATGAATTGAAACAAGAATTGTTTAATTTAAAATTTCAAAAAACTCTTGGACAATTACAAAACACTGCTAAAATACGAGATGTTAAAAGAACAATAGCAAGATTAAAAACTGTTGTAACTGAAAAAACTGGTAAATAG
- the rpsQ gene encoding 30S ribosomal protein S17, producing the protein MENKRKERKVREGIVVSNKMDKTVVVVEETMKLHKLYKKRVKTSKKYKAHDENNDCGIGDKVQIMETRPLSKDKRWRVVTILERAK; encoded by the coding sequence GTGGAAAACAAAAGAAAAGAAAGAAAAGTAAGAGAAGGAATCGTTGTTTCAAATAAAATGGATAAAACTGTAGTAGTTGTTGAAGAAACAATGAAATTACATAAACTTTATAAAAAGAGAGTAAAAACTTCTAAAAAATATAAAGCACACGATGAGAACAATGACTGTGGAATCGGAGATAAAGTGCAAATTATGGAAACTAGACCATTAAGTAAAGATAAAAGATGGAGAGTTGTTACAATCTTAGAAAGAGCTAAATAG
- the rplN gene encoding 50S ribosomal protein L14: MVQQQSMLNVADNTGAKKIMVIRVLGGSRRRFGKIGDIVVATVKEAIPNGNVKKGDVVKAVIVRTRKELKRADGSYIKFDDNAAVILNTALEVRGTRIFGPVARELRAKNFMKIVSLAPEVL, from the coding sequence ATGGTTCAACAACAATCGATGCTTAATGTTGCTGATAACACTGGAGCTAAAAAAATCATGGTTATTAGAGTATTAGGTGGATCAAGAAGAAGATTCGGTAAAATTGGAGACATCGTAGTAGCAACTGTAAAAGAAGCTATACCAAACGGAAACGTTAAAAAAGGTGATGTAGTTAAAGCCGTAATCGTTAGAACAAGAAAAGAATTAAAAAGAGCAGACGGTTCATATATAAAATTTGATGACAATGCGGCAGTTATTTTGAATACGGCATTAGAAGTAAGAGGGACAAGAATCTTTGGACCTGTAGCAAGAGAATTAAGAGCGAAAAACTTTATGAAAATAGTTTCTCTAGCACCAGAAGTATTATAG
- the rplX gene encoding 50S ribosomal protein L24: MAKPNLKSVPKKLHVKTGDTVIVISGRSKDLLRNEKSTQTGDKGKIGKVLKVFPKTGKIIVEGVNIKKRHIKPNAMNPQGEVVEREMPIFSSKVMLWDEGAGKPTRVRKEIRDGKKVRISVVSGNEI; the protein is encoded by the coding sequence GTGGCTAAACCAAACTTAAAATCAGTACCTAAAAAATTACATGTTAAAACTGGAGATACAGTTATTGTAATTAGCGGTAGATCAAAAGATTTGTTACGTAATGAAAAGAGTACACAAACTGGAGATAAAGGAAAAATTGGAAAAGTATTAAAAGTATTCCCTAAAACTGGAAAAATAATTGTTGAAGGTGTAAATATTAAGAAAAGACATATTAAACCTAATGCAATGAACCCACAAGGCGAAGTTGTAGAAAGAGAAATGCCAATCTTCTCATCTAAAGTAATGCTTTGGGATGAAGGAGCAGGGAAACCTACAAGAGTAAGAAAAGAAATAAGAGATGGAAAAAAAGTGAGAATATCAGTTGTATCTGGTAATGAAATATAA